Genomic window (Pseudopipra pipra isolate bDixPip1 chromosome 7, bDixPip1.hap1, whole genome shotgun sequence):
CCTTGCACACAGCTTCCCTGCATCGCCTACTCATGACCTTGATGGCCTGGAGCCCAATTCAGATCCTGCTCATGGTGGCAGAGAGCTTGTTGATGGGTTGTGCTGGGCTAGGAGAGGGGACAGGATAAGTCTTATCAAACGTCTTCAAAAATCAACGCCTTCCAAGGCTCACCAGGTGCACAGTGGTCTGGTGTCAGCAGGAAATACGTGCTGGGAAACAGCTGGCAAGCAGCAATCAAGGTTAAATTGTGGAGCAAGCAAGGGGCTAGTAGAGATAGCAAGTGCCCTTACACATGCTGCCCCACGGATAATGGCCGGAGCTGCTGACAGGCCAGGAGGAGCCTGTGGCGATGGCCCTGACACTGATGAGACCACTTCTCTCCCTTCCAGCTCTGACATCTGGAGAAACACCTCCAAAGCAGTTAGGGTGCtaatttcctcttctttatCTGCCAGCACACAAAGTTAAGTGAACTATAGCTAAACAAACCAAATTAAAACCAAGTGAGTTAATATCAACCTAGGATTACTCTTGTTATCAAGTAGACGGAACTGTGTCAAATAAACCAACAattttttataagctttatcTAATTATCCAGGAGGCAGCTGCCTTGTAGAGCTCCTGGCCTCAGACTCGGAGGGTATTCCCAGCCACAGGCCAAGCAATTTATTTACTGATACTTCAGCCAAATGCCAGGCACCCATCAAGGGGTCTAAGCCCTGCCAGGCTGAAGGGATGTTAAGACAAGCTCTGATCTTGGATACAGTGCTGGAAGAGATGGTTGAGCAGATAGTAAATCCTTTGGCAAGCAAAGGTGTGATGCTGAGGCACTCAGCGGTCTTCTGGTAGAAACTGGATAAGGGGGAGAGCCTTTCCAAAGGGTTATTCTTTCTATGGGATGTTGGTTGTGATGCGGATGGGTTCATAGCTCAGCTGACACTGACTGGAGGAGGTAAGCCCTGTGGGGGATGCTTCCTGTGCATCCCTTGGAAGGATTCTGTCCATGTCAATGTGACAGCCTGCCATAGGACAGGAAGGGACAGGATTCCACAAAGCACACTGGCAGGACAGGCTGGAGCTACCAACAGCCACAGAGCATTGTCTTCTCTTTTCATGGGAAACTGGAACCTACTTCATTCCCTATTTCATTTCAGCCTCCACTTCCTCCTTCTGTCTTTGCTCCTTCCCCAGTGAGAAACTGCAGACCCTCTTCCTCCATACTCTCCCTACACAAAGAAGCCAGAGCCCTTCAGGTAAGCTAACAGCAGAGCTGAGGCCAAAGATGTTGTTCATTCAGGTCCACGACAacctgctgctgtgggtggcTGAAGGTCAGCtgtgttggtttgggtttgccCCACCTTGTCTGCAGGCAACAAGTCATAGTGGGGAGCAGTGATGATGGATAATAATACCTGCTGAAGGGTGTACTGTCAGAGGAGGTCACAGGTTAGGTGGCCAGCAACCTGTGCAGGCTGGCCTTTGGACTGGTAGTGGTGGCTTGAACTGTATGACAACACCAGAGAGGGGGTTAAGgtctgggtttttcttttcagcactggagcaggaggCACAGTGGGTTTCCAAGGAGGTCAAGGTCTGTACAATCTTTGTAATGGACACCACTGCACTGAGCCTGAATTGGACACTAAGAAGGAGAAATGGGGACTGGCAGACAGGCCATGCTCCAGCAGTCAGTCCCCTGCATTGGTAGTCATTTGGGTAATATCCCTTTTGGATTTATTTGACTTCTGGGCAAactttctgttcttcttttcCCTACTGGACCATGCAGTTCTTAGCACCTTACCTGGAGAAGAGTGAGTTGCTTGAGGGGGTGTTGTTAAAGCAAGCTGCCTTCCAGCCTCCTCTGAAGCTGGAAAGACCTGCACTGCTTTTGGGATAGATACTTCTGTGCCTTCACTCCTTCCTACATGTGGTTGTAGTCTGGCCACATACGACCTTGCAAGAGGGTGCACAGAGGAGCCTTTTGGGGTGGTCTGAAGGATTTCTGTGCTCCCTGAGGCCAGGAATCAATGCCCTAAGAGCTGAGCCCTGGGCTCTCTGCTATGGAGTGGGGAGTTTAAACTGGGAATATGATATTTATTCACCCCTGGACCCTTCAGCTCCAAAAAGCATAGGACTCCTGGATTGCTGGATGCTGAGATGTGGGCACAccctcttcccttctctttccccaaAACATCCTTTACAGACCATGCCCAGAAAGAGTAACTGCTCAGAGGGACCCTTGCCTAACCCAGTATAGCCAGCCTGTGCAGTGCAGCCCCTACaatggggagggactggggcatcAGGTGCTCCAGCCACCCTCCTGTCTCTGTCAGCAAAGGGGGCTTGCTGGGAGCTGGAGTCATTGGGCTGCTGGACACTGCCTGGGACTGCTTTGTGCCTCCCACCAACACagactgaattaatttcttctctggTTCTTTCTGATGCACCTCTGCCCTTTCCCTCAATGAGGAGCTGCAAAGCGTGTTGGCttgggctgccccatccctgcagatGCTAGTTCCCATAACACCTCCTTTTCCTAGCCAAAGGGACCCTTTGCAGGTCTGTTTGGTCCCATGTCTCCATTGAGGATTTGTGCAGCCAGAGCATCCACAgccagccagagcccaggcagctgccgaactctgcagagctgagcagtcTTTCATGTGACATTCGTATTTGTCCTGGAAATCCTTTGAGCCTCTCATTTGATTTTAGCCTTGAATATCTTTTGTATGCAAAATAATGCACTGCATGTGTGAGAGCCATTGGCACAGCCTGTCTCTATTTAATCCCTAGTATAACTTCCCAGTAGCTGCAAAGTGGGTCCCACAGGCTGTCTCTCCTGGCACTGTGGGGCTACAGGCACAGTAGGGGTTGTATCTGTCATGCTCTCACAAGGAGTTTGCACAGCCCCAGTCCAGCCTGTGCTCTGTCTGATTGACCCATACCACCCAGCATCCAGCTACTTGGGATTAAACCTGGATTGTGATCAGTTAATGCCCCTTTCATAAATTCCTGCCTCATGCATCACTGCTGTGTTTTTGAAGGGTTTGGTGGACACCTCAGGAGATGGGCAGGTGGGATCAAAGCTGGAATCTGGGGAAGATAACAAGAATGGTGCCCCATGCCCAGCAAAGCGGGTGAGCTGGAGTGGCCCTTGCCAAGCAGGGGCACAATGAGGCCACAATGCTCTATCATATGCCCCTAGATGCATCAGCAGGGATATGCCAAGGACCTTTCCCATTAGTGGCCCCCCATGCTGCTCCAGCACTTTACTCCTGACTGCAAACCCCTGGGTTTGATTGCCGCTTCAGTGGTGGGAGAAGCAGTAAAAGCTGAACCCCGGGGGGACAATAAAGCCATCGGAGAGGAGATAAGGAGGGATCAAACAGAGCGCAGCAGCCACCCCGTGCTGGACTCTCAAAGGTTTCTTTGTTCCCGCTGCCTCCTGGTTCAGTGCCGCACTGCCTTCAAGGGCTGCGAGTGAGATAGCAGGGCTCTTGGGCAGCCCTGCTGCCGCAGCCCCTGGCAGTTGAGCTGCCACCTGTGCGGCCcagcaataaaaaaagaggattAATTTCAGTCACAGGACTGATCCTAGTTGCACACTGAGGCCTGATAACGTATCTCACTGGTTCCTATCAGTCAGGCAATAAAGCCATTATTGGGATGGGAGATGACAGGAGACaccttcctcctcatcccaggTTTGCTGAGGGGATGTCCCCCTCTTGCTCTTCTGTCTCCTGACTCCCACTTACTGTCTGCTCCACAGCTGCCCCACAGTCTGGCTTGATGGGGAAGTGCCGCCGGCCCCGCACAGCCTTCACCAGCCAacagctcctggagctggagaACCAGTTCAAGCTGAATAAGTACCTGTCCAGGCCCAAGCGTTTTGAGGTGGCCACGTCGCTGATGCTCACCGAGACACAGGTACCTTGGCCCTGGGGAAATGGAGCATAGCACCGTGCAGCTGTATATGATGGAAGTCAATGTCATGGGCAATGCTGATGCCATCAGCCCCGCACCCCAATGCTCCCATCAGTGCCCCTTCCAGGGCATCTCCTGCAGAGACCTGCCTGGTGGGTTCCAGGCTCTTCTCTTTTGAAGGGCACTCCAGAATACTGCTCTTTTTACCCATCACCCCCAACTTGGGTTTCAGAGCCTTCCCATCCCTCAGCAttctgtgggagggggcttTCTGTGGGGCTAAAATGAAAATGTCCCTATGCATGTCCTTGGCCATCCTGTGGAGGCCAGATGGAGGGAATGCAGCAGTCCCCCAGTATTCCTCTCCCCATGACAACTTCAGTCTCTTTGCACAGACTCGCAGCACCACAGAATGCCCCACAGCAGAGAGGCTTTGGGGGGACTCTCCATACAGGGAAGGTGGGGGGGTGGGGACAGAATGGGGCGGGGGACACACTCTCTCCTCTGAGGGCTTTCCCTTTGCAGGTGAAGATCTGGTTCCAGAACCGCCGCATGAAGTGGAAACGGAGTCGCAAAGCCAAGGAGCAGGGGGCTCAGGCAGAGGCTGACAAGCAACGAGGGCTCAGCAAAACCTGCGAGAAGCTGCTGCCCAGCGAGCCTCAGGGACAAGCTGCCGAAAGCCCCAAGTTCATGGGGCACAGCCCTGACTCAGGCTTCCTGCGCTGCAGCACTACCGAGCTGAACTACGGCCCCGATTCCTCCTGCTCAGGgggcgaggaagaggaagaggaggagaatgaAATGGGTGCCACCGAGAGGAAGATCGGCTCTGTGTTGTGAAAGACGAATGGAGCCAGccagggagaggggctgggctgtggtgtGGGGGTTCTCTTTGCTGGCAGACACAGACTGTGCCTGGGTAGAGCAGGGGGTGCAGGGCACCTGCCCCCCTTTAACTTATGTGTATTTGGATCCTATTTAACTCGTAAATATTCCTCTGTGTGTATCTGGAGGAGTCCCCACATCCCTCCTTTATAAAGATGTTATCTGGATGCTTGTGCTTCTCCTTAGGGGATGGGAGgctctgcccctctcctgcTACTCTGCTGTCCTGCCAGGGTCCCTGGGGGAAAGGGTGGGGAGAGCAAACTTGCACAGCTGGCAGCCTGCTGGTACAGGTGGAAGAGAGAGACCATGGACCCTTCTTGGACTGCACTGCCACTTCCTTGCAGATCTGACAGTGCTTGGAGCGACACATCCCTGTGTGGTGGTGCCAGCTGCCCTTCCCCTTGGTGAATGAAAGGCTGTGAAGGAGGATTCCCAGGTTGCCTGCCAGCCTGCCTTGCCTCCTCCTTCACTCCAGGCAGAATTCCTGGTGGGGTCGGCACTTTGCAGAGCAAATTTTATCTGTCCTGTGAAGCAAAGCTCTCAATCCCTTTCTGGGCTCGTTTCATGATGCTCTTGGAATGCTGCTTGATCTGACTGGGCTCAAATCAACCCCTGGTGGTAGGATGACAACCGACACCCTCTACCCCCTCCCTAGAAGCACTAGGGTTAAGCACCGACTCCCCATAACTAAGCAGGCTGCACTTGTTCTCAGAGGATGCTGGAGGGTCCTGGCAGACACTATAGACCTCCTATGCCTTCTGCACACTTAATTGGGTCTCTCCTTAGGGTGCTGAGGTAGCCGTGAAGGCAGGGGAGCAGCCTGAGGGGCAGCCTTACTTCACCACCCTGGTGCACGTAGTGCTGCAGGAGCGTGGCAAACTGGACTGGGCTGTCTCGTTCCTGGACAGACCATGATGTCTCTCCTGTCCCACATCCTGctgtcctctcctctcttcttcctgTCCCTACCTAGGGGTGGCAGGGATGGCTGCTTGCTCTGGGACCTGCGGTGGGGGTGGGAATTGCCGAGGGGCAACATTTTCCGTGGAATCCCGGGTCACCTTTGGCAGACAGTCAGTGATGGATGGGACAGGTAAGCATTGGTGCACCGCTGTCACACCTCGCAGGGCTGGGAaaagcctggcagcagctggggagcagTACCCTGGGCAGAGGGACAGATACGATGCTTTTGAAACAGAAGGATGGACCAGGGAAGCAGATGATGGGAGAGAGAAGTACGGAcacggatggatggatggatggatggacggacCTGTGTGGGGAGACAGTGACCCGCAGTGGCTgctggcagctcagcagcttcCCCCTGGATGCATGACATCCTCGGTGCCCAGATCTCCTGTCCTCAAGCAATCCATCATAGGGCACGGTAGGGCCCCACTGCTCACGCGGAAGGTGCCCAGACCCTCGGCGCTGCCCGGTGGGAAGCTCTGGTTCTGAGGAGGCTGCAGCACTTGCTCCAAGGGGGCAGATATGAGCCAGGGTAGGAGCCAGGTGCCAGGAGTCTGTATTGGTTGGTTTAACAtggagcaggagaggaaatAATGTGGGGAACGAGGAAAAAAAGggcaggaaaggagaaggggagagggaagtaTGAAAGGATGATACCCGATTCCCTTCCATTGCCCTGTGAGGACAGCAGACCAGGAGAGACCCATTGCCCAAGGGTAGCTGTGCCCAATACCAGCAGGCATGTAGGACTGGGCACAGAGATGCTGGGAGATTCCAGCCCATGGCTGCAGGAGCCTCAGGGCCAAAGACATCTACCACCTAATGTGCAACCTGGTCCTTGTTCAGTGGGTGACCAGAGAGGACCACGGGATGGAGCTGGGCACACAGGTGCAGTGGTGACAGGGGTGGTAGAGGCATACAAGAAAAGGCAAGAAGGAAAGCAACAAAAAATGAAGTgccaggaaggaggaggggagcTGAAGGCATGTCACAGACTTAAAACGTTCACCTTGATGGGCTATGACAGGTTTAATTTCCAGAGTACAATCATTAAAGTGATGGATGGGAAGCGTTCATCTCGTGCCTGGCACACTCACGccttctgtggctgcaggagggtttgttttgttgctgttatttATGAGGTTTCTTCTGCAGGAGCCAGGCACTCATCAGTGCTGGGGGGACAGAGGAGGGGACACGATTGATGCAGGAGGAGTTGGGGTGCTGATTTATGGCTGCTTAGCTGGATGACTCATGTTGTAAACACCGACAAATGCCATTaaagctcctcctgcctctgtccTGGCACCCTCTCTGTGCTGCGGGATGTGGCCAGCCCTGCTCTACACCATACTGCTGCCTGTGCACCCTGGAGGGTGTCCTCCCCATCGGGAAAACGAGGGTCCCACCTCCTTGAGGGTCATCCAGGGCACTGGGAAGATGTAGGACTGTCCTGTTTTGGTGGTGCTGCCCCATGGGAATAATACCCGGGATACCTGATagggctgtgcagccagggcttCCTAACCTGTTTGCTCATCTCGGCCCCACAACTTCTTGTGACAATGATTACAACTTGTTACTTGTGTCACCAATGCTTTAAGGAACTCAGGGTGTCCTGGCCCCATTAAGGTGCCACCCCATCCCTATGGCAGCACTCTCCAGCCTGTTGCACACCATGCCCCCTTGCCCACAGTCTCCTCATCCACCCATCCCGCACACCCACGTACTTCAGAGCCCCCCCTTTGCTGGCTCAGCTTTGCACTGTCTCCCTCCCCTGCACCCCTCCTGGGAGAGAGCCCCGGGCTCTCTCTCACACTCCTGCAACGCCTGCACCCCTCCGTCTGCTACTCGCCTCTCTCcatctccctgtccctggacTCCCcatcttcccctgctccccatcTCCCCGCTGGACCCCCGAGAACTTCTGACCTGCCCCCTCGCCCCCTCCATCTGCCCCCGATCCCCCGCTGCTCCCGCCCTCTCTCTCTGCCCCGCTCTCCGCGTCCCTCCGCCGCCCCCTGGCGGCCACCGCAACCCGCGCGGATTGACCTGAGGCGGCCGCCGTCGTCGCTCCGTGAGCGTCCTGTCTCCATGGCAACGCGGGCCTGCTCACATGGCGCTGAGCGGCCGGGACTGGCCCGGGACGGTGCCCGAGGCACCCCGACCTCCCGGTGCTTCAGGGGGCCGGGTAGGGCTCAGGGGAGTCGGGCTGGCCGTGCGGGCCCCGGGGGGCAGCGGTGACTCGCGGCCTGGGCTCCGCTCCCCGGGCTCCGCTCCCCCCTCCGGGGCAAGGCGGGGTGATAAAGGAGCGGGCGGTGCCCTGGGGAACCGGGCAGACGGTCGCTGTGGGGAACACGGCCCTGCCATAGTCATCCATACGGGGTTTTAGTGAGCCAGGCCAGGCTACAAAGAAGGGCTTTGATATACTGGGCTCTGTGGGGCGAtagtgggcagggctgggctgggctgggttcgGTTCGGCTGGGCtcggctctgctctgctctgctctcccctccccGAGGAGAGCCCTGCCGCAGGGGCTAGGCTGTGAGTCATGACCACTAGGTCATGGGGACGACGTGGTTTCTGGAGAGGGCTGCACTCACCTGACAAAATGGGGACACAAAGGGGCACGTTGCAGCAGCCCCTACAGGGAAGAGGCTCAGTGACACCCTGAGCCAGAGGAGGGGGCTTTGGGTCTCTGGGAGCGCCCAGTTCTTGGCAAAAAAGGCTCTCTGGGTGCAGAAGCAGCATACGTGAGGactttttcctcttgtttctCAGATGCTTGCTCAGCAGCATGGCAAGCCCCAGAACTCTGACTCTTTTCTGAAGTTCTGTGGCTATGACAGGAAGGTGAACGGAGGATTAAAGGGTGCTTATTGTCGTGGGTGGATTGtctggcaggcagggagaggagagaagcagaaaaacgTTTAGACTTTGCTTCCCTCGTTCATCACCCCGTTTAGTATCTGCTGTTTGGGCTGTGGCCAGGAGGTGTCTCCTCCGGACTCCTGAACCAGGTCTTTTGGTGACTCCTGGAGTTTTGCCGAAGGGTGGCTCCTTTCGTCCTTATCCAGTCAGAAACCTTTAGCATAGAGAAACAGCCGTTTGAGTgatttctcctcccttcccaacTACTATTCCCTAAGGTGTCTGTAAGACAggcaaagaagaagaaatgcaTATTCTGGGGCATTGAGGTGGCTGAAACACTCATTTGGCATGGCTGGGAACTTGGACAAGAGATGATCAGACACCTGACCTTGAAAAATGTTCATGAGAAAACCCAGAAGCTGAGCTACAGGTGCGTGGGAAGTTTGTTTGTCCTTTGTACTCCTCATGCTCTCGCTTCATCTTCATCCCTCCTGCTGTATCAGTAACATCAGCAGTTTTTCTCACTcaccttccccctctcccctcgAGTGCTGTGCTGGAGACAGTGTGTGCACACTTATGTAGCAGGACAGAAACCTGCTAATTCAGAAACACAGCCCTTGTTCCTGGCAGAAGTGTGTTAaatgaaatgcctttttttaaa
Coding sequences:
- the LOC135417280 gene encoding motor neuron and pancreas homeobox protein 1-like, which gives rise to MHKPMEKSQNFRIEALLAEEPARSASPSGLSPGSPAVSPGPAGRSDTPSPRAPPAAGPLAPAGFLPKPGLLHLSGPGLGALPALYPPAVYPLPTLGGQHPAFAYSGIPHLPPPGAEHLKAAVAGSFPLEHWIRAGMVVPRLSDFHAAPQSGLMGKCRRPRTAFTSQQLLELENQFKLNKYLSRPKRFEVATSLMLTETQVKIWFQNRRMKWKRSRKAKEQGAQAEADKQRGLSKTCEKLLPSEPQGQAAESPKFMGHSPDSGFLRCSTTELNYGPDSSCSGGEEEEEEENEMGATERKIGSVL